In a genomic window of Nesterenkonia halotolerans:
- a CDS encoding variant leucine-rich repeat-containing protein has product MASIYDEFAAIAADPHTDWDTLHWIAEKYPELRPAVAENPATYPELLDALRAIGDPEIDSALARRHSQPRTPVPPETAAGSGGPARSAKEGSSSWWIATPEEATPSPPVETTSDAEEEWFGFGSSDSDSFTAPTPTPAPGETVPPSTGPARRRRPSTSRLLLAVALPLVALVAVAALVLNLWTGSDAAGDSSADTSAVEAAPPDAESGQSATEESELGESEPDAASTDEAETPPTEDELRDTVAALPEESSCEAAEEDRAALTDFGATAGEDAAWSDPADASLVEETLLALQESCGSSHAARIYLDLQGSAEDVPAALRATVESMGPAWIRTGFPAQGQPLESFAAPGGNVVCELGDALRCTVLEHSFSAPEGCTGGVTYAIEVDRAAEPDCGDPVEPAGQPELGYGQTASNEFFACSSFQSQMSCWNQLTGEGINLSASRNATY; this is encoded by the coding sequence ATGGCTTCGATCTATGACGAGTTCGCGGCGATCGCTGCTGATCCCCACACTGATTGGGACACGCTGCATTGGATCGCGGAGAAATATCCTGAGCTGCGCCCCGCCGTGGCGGAGAATCCCGCCACCTATCCCGAACTGCTCGATGCGCTGAGGGCCATCGGCGACCCTGAGATCGACTCGGCACTCGCCCGTCGTCACAGCCAGCCGCGGACTCCGGTGCCTCCGGAGACTGCCGCGGGCTCGGGAGGACCGGCACGTTCTGCGAAGGAAGGATCGTCGTCCTGGTGGATCGCGACACCGGAGGAAGCGACCCCTTCGCCCCCGGTCGAGACGACTTCCGACGCGGAGGAGGAATGGTTCGGCTTTGGATCCTCGGACTCCGATTCCTTCACCGCACCCACTCCCACTCCCGCTCCCGGTGAGACTGTCCCGCCCTCGACCGGACCGGCCCGGCGGAGGCGGCCCTCCACCAGCCGGCTCCTGCTCGCGGTGGCGCTGCCACTGGTGGCACTCGTCGCCGTGGCGGCGCTGGTGCTGAACCTCTGGACCGGCTCAGACGCCGCCGGTGACTCCTCGGCAGACACCAGCGCTGTGGAGGCCGCCCCGCCGGACGCTGAGTCCGGACAATCGGCGACCGAGGAATCGGAACTGGGGGAATCGGAGCCTGACGCCGCGTCCACTGACGAGGCCGAAACTCCGCCCACTGAAGACGAGCTGCGGGACACGGTCGCTGCTCTGCCCGAGGAGAGCAGCTGCGAGGCTGCGGAGGAGGACCGTGCCGCACTGACCGATTTCGGTGCCACCGCCGGGGAGGATGCAGCCTGGAGCGACCCTGCTGACGCGAGTCTCGTGGAGGAGACCCTGCTGGCGCTGCAGGAGAGCTGCGGCAGCTCCCATGCCGCACGGATCTATCTGGACCTGCAGGGATCCGCCGAGGACGTGCCTGCGGCGCTGCGTGCCACAGTCGAGTCGATGGGCCCGGCGTGGATTCGAACCGGTTTCCCCGCCCAGGGGCAGCCGCTGGAGAGCTTCGCCGCGCCGGGAGGCAACGTGGTCTGCGAGCTTGGGGATGCGCTGCGCTGCACGGTCCTGGAACACAGCTTCTCCGCCCCGGAGGGCTGCACCGGCGGCGTCACCTACGCGATCGAGGTGGACCGAGCGGCCGAGCCGGACTGCGGGGACCCGGTGGAGCCAGCAGGTCAGCCCGAGCTCGGCTACGGGCAGACCGCCTCGAATGAGTTCTTCGCCTGCTCGTCATTCCAGTCACAGATGTCCTGCTGGAACCAGCTCACCGGTGAGGGGATCAACCTCTCGGCCAGCCGCAACGCCACCTACTGA
- a CDS encoding MFS transporter has product MSEIRMKTAPGRWILLATVLGSGIAGIDATVVNVALPTIGADLGTDFAALQWMVTGYTLTLASFILLGGSLGDRYGRRRIFVIGVVWFAVASLLCGLAPDAGLLIAARALQGIGGALLTPGSLAIIQASFSGEDRARAIGAWSGLGGVATAIGPFLGGWLVESVSWRWVFLINVPIAVAVVWIAARHVPETRDPDATGRLDIPGAVLGALALAGTTYALIEAPAQGVTAPAVLGSAAVGLVAAALFLLVEQRTEHPMLPLRIFRNRQFTATNAVTFLIYAVFGGTFFLLVLHLQVVAGFSPLASGIAMLPVTALMLLLSPWAGALSSRIGPRLPMTVGPLVCAVSLVLMLRIGQDASYLLDVLPPVFILGLGLSLLVAPLTATALSSVPERQVGLASGVNNAVARAAGLIAIAVLPAAVGLTGEVYSDPVQFAAGFDAACLIGAVVLVLGGLLAAFAIRDPGPAPVGTSEAAHPAHCAVDGPPTAPGALEDRPHQN; this is encoded by the coding sequence ATGAGCGAGATCCGGATGAAGACGGCTCCGGGGCGTTGGATCCTGCTGGCCACCGTCCTCGGCTCGGGCATCGCGGGGATCGACGCGACCGTGGTCAACGTGGCACTGCCGACCATCGGCGCTGACCTCGGCACCGACTTCGCGGCCCTGCAGTGGATGGTCACCGGCTACACGCTGACGCTTGCCTCGTTCATCCTGCTCGGTGGCTCGCTGGGGGACCGGTACGGACGCCGACGCATCTTCGTCATCGGAGTCGTGTGGTTCGCGGTGGCTTCCCTGCTGTGCGGCCTCGCACCGGATGCGGGACTGCTCATCGCCGCGCGGGCTCTGCAGGGCATCGGTGGTGCGCTGCTCACGCCGGGAAGCCTCGCCATCATTCAGGCCAGCTTCTCCGGCGAGGACCGGGCCAGGGCGATCGGCGCCTGGTCCGGCCTGGGCGGGGTCGCCACAGCGATCGGCCCGTTCTTGGGCGGCTGGCTCGTCGAAAGCGTCTCCTGGCGCTGGGTCTTCCTGATCAACGTGCCGATCGCCGTCGCCGTCGTCTGGATCGCGGCGCGCCATGTGCCGGAGACGCGCGACCCCGATGCGACGGGCCGTCTTGACATCCCCGGCGCCGTTCTCGGGGCCCTGGCCCTCGCCGGGACCACCTATGCCTTGATCGAAGCCCCCGCGCAGGGGGTGACGGCTCCGGCGGTCCTTGGATCAGCGGCCGTGGGCCTCGTCGCCGCAGCGTTGTTCCTTCTCGTGGAACAACGCACGGAGCACCCGATGCTGCCCCTGCGGATCTTCAGGAATCGACAGTTCACCGCCACGAACGCCGTGACATTCCTGATCTACGCGGTGTTCGGCGGGACCTTCTTCCTCCTCGTCCTCCACCTCCAGGTGGTGGCAGGATTCAGTCCGCTCGCTTCCGGCATTGCGATGCTGCCGGTCACTGCCTTGATGCTTCTCCTCTCCCCGTGGGCCGGCGCCCTGAGTTCGCGGATCGGCCCGCGCCTCCCGATGACGGTCGGGCCACTGGTGTGCGCCGTCTCCCTGGTGCTGATGCTGCGCATCGGCCAGGACGCCTCCTACCTTCTCGACGTCCTGCCGCCTGTGTTCATCCTGGGCCTGGGGCTTTCACTGCTGGTGGCGCCGCTGACGGCCACCGCGCTGTCCTCAGTGCCCGAGCGGCAGGTGGGTCTGGCCTCGGGTGTGAACAACGCCGTCGCCCGTGCCGCCGGCCTGATCGCCATCGCGGTCCTGCCTGCCGCCGTGGGACTCACCGGCGAGGTGTACAGCGACCCGGTCCAGTTCGCTGCAGGGTTCGACGCCGCCTGCCTCATCGGGGCAGTCGTGCTCGTCCTCGGTGGGCTCCTCGCGGCATTCGCCATCCGCGATCCCGGACCGGCACCCGTGGGCACTTCCGAAGCCGCGCATCCGGCGCACTGCGCGGTGGACGGGCCTCCGACGGCGCCTGGTGCGCTGGAGGATCGCCCGCACCAGAACTGA
- a CDS encoding DUF1801 domain-containing protein encodes MEPVSENVDAYLRSADRAEEMTALDALITAEAPRLSRVLWRGTMWGGTEQAIIGYGRMRQPRPRGADVEWFLIGLAEQSKHLSVYLNAVEDGRYLLKQRAARLGRVKIGAAALTFTKLENLEQAEFRSMIARAVELHPEVQG; translated from the coding sequence ATGGAACCTGTCTCGGAGAACGTGGACGCCTACCTCCGCTCCGCCGACCGTGCCGAAGAGATGACGGCTCTGGACGCACTGATCACCGCGGAGGCGCCTCGGCTGAGCAGGGTGCTGTGGCGCGGGACCATGTGGGGCGGCACCGAGCAGGCCATCATCGGCTACGGCAGAATGCGCCAGCCGCGGCCGCGCGGCGCCGACGTCGAATGGTTCCTCATCGGCCTGGCCGAGCAGTCGAAACACCTCTCCGTCTACCTCAATGCGGTCGAGGACGGCAGATACCTGCTCAAACAGCGAGCGGCACGGCTCGGGCGGGTCAAGATCGGCGCCGCCGCGCTGACCTTCACGAAGCTGGAGAACCTGGAGCAGGCAGAGTTTCGCAGCATGATCGCCCGCGCGGTCGAGCTGCACCCTGAGGTGCAGGGATGA